Proteins from a genomic interval of Lysobacter stagni:
- a CDS encoding aminoacyl-tRNA deacylase → MSSPRLEEFLHSNRVAYDTVTHPHAFTAQETAERAHIRGHAMAKTVMVKLDGRLAMAVLPSDEWLDVARLRQVSGAREVALANESDFKDRFPECEVGAMPPFGNLYHMDVYAAESLADDGNIAFNAGNHRELMRMDWSDFERLVHPRVVQLSRH, encoded by the coding sequence ATGTCGTCTCCACGTCTCGAAGAATTTCTGCATTCCAACCGCGTCGCCTACGACACGGTCACCCATCCGCACGCGTTCACCGCGCAGGAAACCGCCGAACGTGCCCACATCCGCGGACACGCGATGGCCAAGACCGTGATGGTGAAACTCGATGGCCGGCTGGCGATGGCCGTGCTGCCGTCGGACGAATGGCTGGATGTCGCGCGGTTGCGCCAGGTGAGCGGTGCGCGCGAGGTCGCGCTGGCTAACGAATCCGATTTCAAGGACCGTTTCCCGGAATGCGAGGTCGGCGCGATGCCACCGTTCGGAAACCTCTATCACATGGACGTCTACGCCGCCGAAAGCCTGGCCGACGATGGGAACATCGCGTTCAACGCCGGCAACCATCGCGAGCTCATGCGCATGGACTGGAGCGATTTCGAGCGTCTCGTGCATCCGCGCGTGGTCCAGCTCAGTCGCCACTAG
- a CDS encoding NfeD family protein encodes MSMHLHAWLLACAMLVAPVPAAVSQAPPSAQGGVVLLDIKGGIGPATRDYVRSGLHRAAQANAAAVVLRIDTPGGLDAATRDINQAILASDVPVIGWVAPSGARAASAGTYILYACHLAAMAPATSLGAATPVSMGGSGFGPEEPQRGPDDARQPGQEAQKKEEGAGEPHSAMERKAINDAGAYLRSLAELRGRNARFADAAVHDAATLTAMQAHAQGVVEIVADDIGSLLKQADGRTVRLARGDVVLHVERRAVTVQAPDWRARLLAVLTEPTVAYLLLLIGLYGLVFEGYNPGAILPGMVGVICLLLAAYGLQVLPVNYAGVALIVIGVALIALEVAMPSIGAAGIGGVVSLLAGSLILFDTDVPGFGVPGALIAGIGVTSALAFMGMLWLAARARRRPVVTGVEELVGNLAVATRDFAGRGQVRIRGEEWQAQSDRPVHRGESVRVLAIDGLVLRVVPERGDLT; translated from the coding sequence ATGAGCATGCACCTGCACGCATGGCTGCTGGCCTGCGCGATGCTGGTCGCGCCGGTGCCCGCAGCCGTTTCGCAAGCGCCCCCCAGTGCGCAGGGTGGCGTTGTGTTGCTCGACATCAAGGGCGGCATCGGGCCGGCCACACGCGATTACGTGCGCAGCGGCCTGCATCGCGCGGCGCAGGCGAATGCCGCCGCCGTGGTGCTTCGCATCGACACGCCGGGTGGCCTGGATGCGGCCACCCGGGATATCAACCAGGCGATCCTCGCCTCCGACGTGCCCGTCATCGGCTGGGTGGCGCCCTCGGGTGCGCGGGCGGCGAGTGCTGGCACCTACATCCTCTATGCCTGCCATCTGGCCGCGATGGCTCCGGCGACGTCCCTGGGCGCGGCGACGCCGGTGTCGATGGGTGGCTCCGGCTTCGGCCCCGAAGAGCCTCAGCGCGGGCCCGACGACGCGCGCCAACCGGGTCAGGAGGCGCAGAAGAAGGAGGAGGGTGCCGGCGAACCGCACAGTGCGATGGAACGCAAGGCCATCAACGACGCAGGTGCCTACCTTCGCAGCCTTGCCGAACTGCGCGGCCGCAACGCGCGTTTCGCCGACGCCGCCGTGCACGACGCAGCCACGCTCACCGCAATGCAGGCGCACGCGCAGGGTGTGGTGGAAATCGTCGCGGACGATATCGGCAGTCTGCTGAAACAGGCAGACGGACGAACCGTGCGGCTCGCGCGAGGCGATGTCGTGCTCCATGTCGAGAGGCGCGCCGTGACCGTGCAGGCGCCCGACTGGCGCGCACGGTTGCTGGCCGTGCTGACCGAGCCGACCGTCGCCTACCTGCTCCTGCTGATCGGCCTGTATGGGCTGGTGTTCGAGGGCTACAACCCCGGCGCGATCCTGCCCGGCATGGTCGGCGTGATCTGCCTGCTGCTGGCCGCGTACGGCTTGCAGGTGCTGCCGGTGAATTACGCCGGCGTCGCGCTGATCGTGATCGGCGTGGCGCTGATCGCGCTGGAGGTTGCGATGCCCAGCATCGGTGCGGCCGGCATCGGAGGCGTGGTGTCGTTGCTGGCGGGTTCGCTGATCCTGTTCGACACCGACGTGCCGGGATTCGGCGTGCCCGGTGCACTGATTGCCGGCATCGGCGTGACGAGCGCACTGGCTTTCATGGGAATGCTGTGGCTGGCCGCGCGTGCGCGACGGCGTCCGGTGGTTACCGGGGTGGAGGAACTGGTCGGCAACCTGGCGGTGGCGACGCGCGATTTCGCCGGGCGCGGGCAGGTGCGTATCCGCGGTGAGGAATGGCAGGCGCAGTCCGACCGGCCCGTGCACCGCGGCGAGTCCGTGCGCGTGCTGGCGATCGACGGGCTGGTGCTGCGCGTGGTGCCGGAACGGGGCGATCTGACCTGA
- a CDS encoding slipin family protein: MYLAMYLPLIVLLAVLMVSAIKVLREYERGVVFQLGRFWKVKGPGLILLIPMVQQMVRVDLRTVVMDVPPQDVISRDNVSVQVNAVVYFRVVDPQKAIINVEHFYEATSQLAQTTLRSVLGQHELDEMLAEREKLNDDIRNILDAQTDPWGIKVANVEIKRVDLNETMVRAIARQAEAERVRRAKIIHAEGERQAAEMLVQAARLLGGDPRAIQLRYLQTLTEIAGEKSSTIVFPLPMELIQSVLDARRDPS, from the coding sequence ATGTACCTGGCCATGTACTTACCGCTGATCGTGCTGCTGGCCGTGCTGATGGTCAGCGCGATCAAGGTGCTGCGCGAGTACGAGCGCGGTGTGGTGTTCCAGCTCGGGCGCTTCTGGAAGGTGAAGGGCCCCGGCCTGATCCTGCTGATCCCGATGGTGCAGCAGATGGTGCGCGTGGATCTGCGCACGGTGGTCATGGACGTGCCGCCGCAGGACGTGATCTCGCGCGACAACGTCTCGGTGCAGGTCAACGCGGTGGTGTACTTCCGCGTGGTCGATCCGCAGAAGGCCATCATCAACGTCGAGCACTTCTACGAGGCCACCAGCCAGCTCGCGCAGACCACACTGCGCTCGGTGCTGGGCCAGCACGAACTGGACGAGATGCTCGCCGAGCGGGAGAAGCTCAACGACGACATCCGCAACATCCTCGATGCGCAGACCGACCCGTGGGGGATCAAGGTGGCCAACGTCGAGATCAAGCGAGTGGATCTCAACGAGACGATGGTGCGTGCCATCGCACGACAGGCCGAAGCCGAACGTGTGCGGCGTGCCAAGATCATCCATGCCGAAGGCGAGCGCCAGGCGGCGGAGATGCTGGTCCAGGCCGCGCGCCTGCTCGGCGGTGATCCGCGCGCTATCCAGCTGCGCTATCTGCAGACACTGACGGAGATCGCCGGCGAGAAGAGTTCGACGATCGTGTTCCCGTTGCCGATGGAACTGATCCAGTCGGTGCTCGACGCACGCAGGGACCCGTCCTGA
- a CDS encoding pseudouridine synthase, giving the protein MTEEKSRKLTLKRAATPETTDAPRLEERLHKVLAQAGLGSRRALEQRIADGLVKVNGETAQVGMSVKSGDKIELDGRQFVASALTDPSRVLMYNKPEGEVTTREDPEGRPTVFEALPALKGARWIAIGRLDINTTGLLLLTTDGELANALMHPSFEVEREYVCRVRAPEGQDVVPDNIVDRLARGVSLEDGPAKFDEIERIGGTDSHDWFRVVVKEGRNREVRRLWESQGCQVSRLKRIRYGEVALPRELLRGQSRELATEAVEGLRGKLGLEDGAPSALTLQPVIGQRKAAKSTIDLTGKSRSHGYVGGHNTADEGRELRRFDHVREDRGGRGRGGPRKHGGLTVSGEAAAKAGNRPFKQRKEKGPKPLPEGNPAAFRTWYVPEGVETGPSGHRNPDGARGPRKPGGGGRGGPGGGRPGAGGPRREGGFGGENRGGGFGGENRGGFGGENRGGGFGEQRRGGGGGGGQGQRSPRPYGHPGGAPSFPSDHANPGSFNPYGDKPRSPRPGGNRPAGGPRPGGNRPGGDRPGGNRPGGNRPGGGPRPGGPRGGGRPGGGRGPRGA; this is encoded by the coding sequence ATGACTGAAGAAAAGAGCCGCAAGCTCACCCTCAAGCGCGCCGCCACTCCGGAAACCACCGATGCACCGCGCCTGGAAGAACGCCTGCACAAAGTGTTGGCACAGGCCGGACTGGGCTCGCGCCGTGCGCTGGAACAGCGCATCGCCGACGGCCTGGTGAAGGTCAACGGCGAGACCGCGCAGGTCGGCATGAGCGTCAAGAGCGGCGACAAGATCGAGCTCGACGGACGCCAGTTCGTCGCCAGCGCGCTGACCGATCCCTCGCGCGTGCTGATGTACAACAAGCCCGAAGGCGAAGTGACCACGCGCGAAGATCCCGAAGGCCGTCCGACGGTGTTCGAAGCGTTGCCGGCCCTCAAGGGCGCGCGCTGGATCGCGATCGGCCGCCTCGACATCAACACGACCGGCCTGCTGCTGCTCACCACCGACGGTGAGCTGGCCAATGCGCTGATGCACCCGTCCTTCGAAGTCGAGCGCGAGTACGTCTGCCGCGTGCGCGCGCCGGAAGGCCAGGACGTGGTGCCGGACAACATCGTCGACCGCCTCGCCCGCGGTGTCTCGCTGGAAGACGGCCCGGCCAAGTTCGACGAGATCGAACGCATCGGCGGCACCGACTCGCACGACTGGTTCCGCGTGGTCGTGAAGGAAGGCCGCAACCGCGAAGTGCGCCGCCTGTGGGAATCGCAGGGCTGCCAGGTGAGCCGCCTCAAGCGCATCCGTTACGGCGAGGTCGCGCTTCCGCGCGAGCTGCTGCGCGGCCAGTCGCGCGAACTGGCGACCGAGGCCGTCGAAGGCCTGCGCGGCAAGCTGGGCCTGGAGGACGGCGCTCCGTCCGCGCTCACGCTGCAGCCGGTGATCGGCCAGCGCAAGGCCGCCAAGTCGACCATCGACCTCACCGGCAAGAGCCGTTCGCACGGTTACGTCGGCGGCCACAACACGGCCGATGAAGGCCGCGAGCTGCGCCGCTTCGATCACGTGCGCGAAGACCGCGGCGGCCGCGGTCGCGGCGGCCCGCGCAAGCACGGCGGCCTGACGGTCAGCGGCGAAGCCGCGGCCAAGGCCGGCAACCGGCCGTTCAAGCAGCGCAAGGAAAAGGGGCCCAAGCCTCTGCCCGAAGGCAATCCGGCCGCCTTCCGCACGTGGTACGTGCCCGAAGGCGTCGAGACGGGACCGAGCGGTCACCGCAATCCCGATGGTGCCCGTGGTCCGCGCAAGCCGGGCGGCGGCGGACGTGGTGGTCCGGGCGGTGGTCGTCCGGGCGCCGGCGGCCCGCGTCGCGAAGGCGGCTTCGGCGGCGAGAACCGTGGTGGCGGTTTCGGCGGTGAAAACCGCGGCGGCTTCGGCGGTGAGAACCGCGGTGGCGGCTTTGGCGAGCAGCGTCGTGGTGGCGGTGGTGGCGGTGGCCAAGGTCAGCGCAGCCCGCGTCCCTATGGACACCCCGGCGGCGCGCCGAGCTTCCCGTCCGACCACGCCAACCCCGGCAGCTTCAACCCGTACGGCGACAAGCCGCGCAGCCCGCGTCCAGGTGGCAACCGCCCCGCTGGCGGCCCGCGTCCCGGCGGCAATCGCCCGGGTGGCGATCGCCCCGGCGGAAACCGTCCGGGTGGCAACCGCCCCGGCGGCGGCCCGCGTCCGGGCGGCCCGCGCGGCGGTGGGCGTCCCGGCGGCGGTCGCGGTCCGCGCGGCGCGTAA
- the scpB gene encoding SMC-Scp complex subunit ScpB encodes MDQQLVTRIVEATLLAANQPLTLAQLHALFPEDQPAPPDSVEQALEALREACADRGVELVEVSSGFRYQVKADVHPWVARLWTERQTKYTRATLETLALIAYRQPITRGEIEQVRGVAVSSNIIKALEEREWIRVVGHRDVPGKPALFGTTRGFLDYFGLKRLDELPPLSELKDIGELEPQLQFDNAPIAAGGIADGAGEASGNDDAQDIAGDEGDAAPVEAAAHIAGDDGDADEANAEANTESAEDEVADLDIDENEYAPEGDPEAAPGERAADENDHEQDNAVETTTVPIDDEAELVSSEQHKND; translated from the coding sequence ATGGATCAACAGCTAGTCACACGCATCGTTGAAGCGACCCTGCTCGCGGCCAACCAGCCGCTGACCCTGGCGCAACTGCACGCGCTGTTCCCCGAGGACCAGCCCGCGCCGCCGGACAGCGTCGAACAGGCGCTGGAAGCGCTGCGCGAAGCCTGCGCCGACCGTGGCGTGGAACTGGTCGAGGTGTCCTCCGGGTTCCGCTACCAGGTCAAGGCCGACGTGCACCCCTGGGTCGCGCGTCTGTGGACGGAACGCCAGACCAAGTACACGCGCGCCACGCTGGAAACACTGGCCCTGATCGCCTATCGCCAGCCGATCACGCGCGGCGAGATCGAGCAGGTCCGCGGCGTCGCGGTCAGCAGCAACATCATCAAGGCGCTGGAAGAACGCGAGTGGATCCGCGTCGTCGGGCACCGCGACGTCCCCGGCAAGCCGGCTCTGTTCGGCACCACGCGCGGCTTCCTCGACTACTTCGGCCTCAAGCGCCTGGACGAGCTGCCGCCGCTGTCGGAGCTGAAGGACATCGGCGAACTGGAGCCGCAGCTGCAGTTCGACAACGCACCGATCGCCGCCGGCGGCATCGCCGACGGTGCCGGTGAAGCGTCCGGAAACGACGACGCGCAGGACATCGCAGGCGACGAAGGCGATGCAGCCCCCGTCGAGGCTGCGGCGCACATCGCCGGCGACGATGGCGATGCCGACGAGGCCAACGCCGAAGCGAATACCGAATCCGCCGAAGACGAGGTCGCCGACCTCGACATCGACGAGAACGAATACGCCCCCGAGGGCGACCCCGAAGCCGCGCCGGGAGAGCGCGCGGCGGACGAGAACGATCACGAGCAAGACAACGCCGTCGAGACGACGACCGTTCCCATCGATGACGAGGCCGAACTGGTTTCGTCGGAGCAACACAAAAATGACTGA
- a CDS encoding segregation and condensation protein A — MTEERAADASDPQSVAAPASTSPQQQEMPLAVVHGQPVLQIPQDLYIPPDALEVILEAFEGPLDLLLYLIRRQNLDILDIPVADITRQYVEYIQAMHEMRFELAADYLVMAAMLAEIKSRMLLPRAVNEEGEEEDPRAELVRRLQEYERFKKAAEDIDSLPRQDRDTAPVQAFVPDRASVRLPPPVDLKEMLMALHDVLKRAELFTQHAIKRDALSVRQRMGELLERLKDGSFHRFESLFTAEEGKLGVVVTFLGMLTLAKEQLLEIVQEGPLQPIYVKSLALLKDAEDIELSNEFDEPAANDD, encoded by the coding sequence ATGACCGAAGAACGCGCAGCCGACGCGAGCGATCCGCAATCCGTGGCCGCCCCGGCCTCCACCTCGCCTCAGCAGCAGGAAATGCCGCTGGCGGTGGTGCATGGCCAGCCGGTGCTGCAGATTCCGCAGGACCTGTACATCCCGCCGGACGCGCTGGAGGTCATCCTCGAGGCGTTCGAAGGACCGCTCGACCTGCTGCTGTACCTGATCCGCCGGCAGAATCTGGACATCCTCGACATCCCGGTGGCGGACATCACCCGCCAGTACGTCGAGTACATCCAGGCCATGCACGAGATGCGTTTCGAGCTGGCCGCCGACTACCTGGTCATGGCCGCGATGCTGGCCGAGATCAAGTCGCGCATGTTGCTGCCGCGTGCGGTCAACGAGGAAGGCGAGGAAGAGGATCCGCGTGCGGAACTCGTCCGCCGCCTGCAGGAGTACGAGCGCTTCAAGAAGGCGGCGGAGGACATCGACTCCCTGCCCCGCCAGGACCGCGACACCGCGCCGGTGCAGGCATTCGTGCCCGACCGCGCATCGGTCCGCCTGCCCCCGCCGGTGGACCTGAAGGAAATGCTGATGGCGCTGCACGACGTGCTCAAGCGCGCCGAGCTGTTCACCCAGCACGCGATCAAGCGCGACGCCCTCAGTGTCCGCCAGCGCATGGGCGAGCTGCTGGAACGGTTGAAGGACGGCTCCTTCCACCGTTTCGAATCCTTGTTCACCGCCGAGGAAGGCAAGCTGGGCGTGGTGGTGACGTTCCTGGGCATGCTCACGCTGGCCAAGGAGCAACTGCTGGAGATCGTGCAGGAAGGACCCCTGCAGCCGATCTACGTCAAGTCGCTGGCGCTGCTCAAGGACGCGGAAGACATCGAGCTGAGCAACGAGTTCGACGAGCCGGCAGCGAACGATGACTGA
- a CDS encoding YciI family protein — protein sequence MWYVIEGYDGNDVLPRRLQARPEHLARLTALRDEGRLLLAGPCPAIDSEDPGPAGFSGSVVIAEFESLDAARAWAQADPYVAAGVYERVEVRPFRKVLP from the coding sequence ATGTGGTACGTGATCGAAGGCTATGACGGCAATGACGTGCTGCCCCGCCGCCTGCAGGCGAGGCCGGAGCACCTGGCCCGGCTGACGGCGCTGCGCGACGAGGGCCGGCTCCTGCTGGCCGGTCCGTGCCCGGCGATCGATTCGGAAGACCCGGGTCCGGCCGGTTTCAGCGGCAGCGTGGTGATTGCCGAGTTCGAATCGCTGGACGCGGCGCGCGCGTGGGCCCAGGCCGATCCGTACGTGGCCGCGGGCGTCTACGAGCGCGTGGAGGTCCGGCCGTTCCGCAAGGTGCTGCCGTGA
- a CDS encoding BolA family protein, whose protein sequence is MTTGPLPREQRVEAIRAALVAALAPDSVDVEDESHRHAGHAGAADGRGHFRVDIVSRAFEAMSPIARHRAVYAAMGELMTTDIHALAIRARTPDEVARAG, encoded by the coding sequence GTGACGACGGGACCGCTGCCGCGCGAGCAGCGGGTGGAGGCGATCCGCGCCGCGCTGGTGGCCGCGCTGGCGCCGGACTCGGTGGACGTCGAGGACGAGAGCCACCGCCATGCCGGCCACGCCGGCGCCGCCGATGGGCGGGGGCACTTCCGGGTGGACATCGTCAGCAGGGCGTTCGAGGCCATGAGCCCGATCGCCCGGCACCGCGCCGTCTACGCCGCCATGGGGGAGCTGATGACCACCGACATCCACGCCCTGGCGATCCGTGCGCGGACGCCCGACGAGGTCGCCCGCGCGGGCTGA
- a CDS encoding LacI family DNA-binding transcriptional regulator, translating to MASVTIKDVARVAQVSVATVSRALNGHGNVAEEVRNRVFAAAQELRYTPHAAARSLSSRRTQTLGVVLPDLHGEFFSELMRGIDQVARSQHLHLLVSSYHGNPQEQGAALRAMRGRVDGLLVMSPFVAAPTLLSEHLEPSLPAVLINSQAGLDGTAVLGVDNHGGAVAMVEHLVASGHRRIAFIAGPEDNFDAHERLRGYRDALRRLLPDAREWVLPGDFDEASGHRAGHELLAASPRPDAVFAANDMMALGCLFAFAQAGVKVPGDIALAGFDDIPLARYVHPALTTIRVNIAELGARAARQLIAQVAGEAAGDTSVLATQLIVRESSGTAHTPPGTPHS from the coding sequence GTGGCAAGCGTGACCATCAAAGACGTCGCACGCGTGGCCCAGGTGTCGGTGGCCACCGTATCCCGGGCGCTCAACGGGCACGGCAACGTGGCCGAAGAGGTCCGCAACCGCGTCTTCGCGGCCGCGCAGGAACTGCGCTACACCCCTCACGCCGCCGCGCGCAGCCTGAGCAGCCGGCGCACCCAGACGCTCGGCGTGGTCCTGCCGGACCTGCACGGCGAATTCTTCTCCGAACTCATGCGCGGCATCGACCAGGTCGCGCGTTCGCAGCATTTGCACCTCCTGGTGTCGAGCTACCACGGCAACCCGCAGGAGCAGGGTGCGGCCCTGCGCGCCATGCGTGGGCGCGTCGATGGCCTGCTGGTGATGTCGCCCTTCGTGGCCGCGCCGACCCTGCTGAGCGAACACCTCGAGCCCTCGCTGCCGGCCGTGCTGATCAACAGCCAGGCCGGGCTGGACGGCACCGCGGTGCTGGGCGTGGACAACCATGGCGGTGCCGTGGCGATGGTCGAACACCTGGTCGCCAGCGGACACCGCCGCATCGCGTTCATCGCCGGGCCCGAAGACAACTTCGACGCGCACGAGCGCCTGCGCGGTTACCGCGACGCGCTGCGCCGCCTGCTGCCGGACGCGCGCGAGTGGGTGCTGCCGGGCGACTTCGACGAGGCGTCCGGCCATCGTGCCGGCCACGAACTGCTGGCCGCATCGCCGCGGCCGGACGCGGTCTTCGCCGCCAACGACATGATGGCCCTGGGCTGTCTGTTCGCCTTCGCCCAGGCGGGCGTCAAGGTGCCCGGCGACATCGCGCTCGCCGGTTTCGACGACATCCCGCTGGCGCGTTACGTCCATCCGGCGCTGACCACCATCCGCGTCAACATCGCAGAACTCGGCGCGCGCGCGGCGCGCCAGCTGATCGCTCAGGTCGCCGGAGAAGCGGCCGGCGATACCTCTGTCCTGGCCACGCAGCTGATCGTTCGCGAGTCCAGCGGCACCGCGCACACGCCCCCCGGCACGCCGCATTCGTGA
- a CDS encoding TonB-dependent receptor, whose protein sequence is MNSQLKFPRRPAPRLLACALASCLAMAAPVAMAQSTSATIRGQITVDSAPATEAQVTATNTATGLTRRVQAINGTYNLGGLPPGTYRIDAVANGQTTTKTVTLQVGQTATLNLAAGGVTETGPVEGATTVETVTVTGEALPEVKTSEIATYVTSKQIDMLPQGSRNFLSFADLAPGVDFQRGSEGSTRIRSGAGAPNGINVYIDGVGQKDYVLRGGISGQDSTSGNPFPQSAIGEYKVITQNYKAEYDQLNSAAIVATTRSGTNDFEGSFFWDRTMKDWRTRTLFEERLDTKSETGETQYGATFGGPILRDVAHFFVAYEAKEFDRPRSLALGEGFQIDQLPPDLQEEAGTGLFVAPFKEDLYFAKIDWLIGEDHYFEFTTKYRDESELTNIGGTTLPSYGTDKLNEETRVDLRYQYTNGPWLNDAHLTYEDASFNPSPATDGLGYNLINFNGTNVNDRLIVRSGAGSDFQDKGQKGWGFQDDLTFTGLQGHTMKMGVKFKDVDVNAIERQPYNPQFTYDVNGSLTQPIHVRFGSALPGVGDGSAKSSNKQYGIYFQDDWEVNDKLIVNLGLRYDYEESPSYTDFVTPADAVAALRASTAINAPNSGVDIDKFISTGNNRDSFKDGWQPRVGFSYDLNADQRHVIYGGAGRAYDRNLFDWLQLEITKATFPATNVYFRRADGTCPIASQPCIDFNPAFFDPATLASLAAPNGEGREVFLLSNDLKVPYSDQFSLGMRNTVGQWQTDATLSYVESHDGFAWLLGNRRPDGSFFAPGFQWGSPFNQGLAGFSNLILGVNGLKTRTSSLYLKAEKPYTVESGWGVTFAYTFQHAREMRESPEVFALDFPTLGQYGWNDAEVPDHRLVVTGLYDGPWGMTFSGKLSVSSKIPRYYVNCFNVDKANNCFIDQYKPDGTYGFRQVDLAMQKEFDTGAGFRMWVRGDILNVFDWNNFDGYNDFPGNFGSPANPNFGEPTAQNAYPTRTFKLSMGFNF, encoded by the coding sequence ATGAATTCGCAGTTGAAGTTCCCCCGACGCCCCGCGCCCAGGTTGCTCGCCTGCGCGCTCGCCAGCTGTCTTGCCATGGCCGCCCCCGTTGCCATGGCCCAGAGCACTTCCGCCACGATCCGCGGTCAGATCACGGTCGATTCCGCCCCCGCGACCGAGGCACAGGTGACCGCCACCAATACCGCGACGGGTCTGACGCGTCGCGTGCAGGCCATCAACGGCACGTACAACCTCGGTGGCCTGCCGCCGGGCACGTACCGCATCGACGCCGTCGCCAACGGCCAGACCACCACCAAGACGGTGACCCTGCAGGTCGGCCAGACGGCAACGCTCAACCTGGCTGCCGGCGGCGTCACCGAGACCGGCCCCGTCGAAGGCGCGACCACCGTCGAAACGGTCACCGTCACCGGTGAGGCGCTGCCCGAGGTGAAGACCTCCGAGATCGCGACCTACGTGACCAGCAAGCAGATCGACATGCTGCCGCAGGGATCGCGCAACTTCCTGTCGTTCGCCGACCTCGCACCTGGCGTGGACTTCCAGCGCGGCAGCGAAGGTTCGACCCGCATCCGCTCCGGTGCGGGCGCGCCCAATGGCATCAACGTCTACATCGACGGCGTGGGCCAGAAGGACTACGTGCTGCGCGGCGGCATCAGCGGCCAGGATTCGACCAGCGGCAACCCGTTCCCGCAGTCGGCGATCGGCGAGTACAAGGTCATTACGCAGAACTACAAGGCCGAATACGACCAGCTCAATAGCGCCGCCATCGTCGCGACCACGCGCTCGGGCACCAACGACTTCGAAGGGAGCTTCTTCTGGGACCGCACCATGAAGGACTGGCGCACCCGCACGCTGTTCGAGGAGCGCCTGGACACGAAGTCGGAAACCGGCGAGACGCAGTACGGCGCGACCTTCGGAGGTCCGATCCTGCGCGACGTGGCGCATTTCTTCGTTGCATACGAGGCCAAGGAGTTCGACAGGCCGCGTTCGCTCGCGCTCGGTGAAGGTTTCCAGATCGACCAGTTGCCGCCGGACCTGCAGGAAGAGGCGGGTACCGGCCTGTTCGTGGCGCCGTTCAAGGAGGATCTGTACTTCGCCAAGATCGATTGGCTGATCGGCGAGGACCACTACTTCGAATTCACCACGAAGTACCGCGACGAGAGCGAGCTCACCAACATCGGCGGCACCACGTTGCCGAGCTACGGTACGGACAAGCTCAACGAAGAAACCCGCGTCGACCTGCGCTACCAGTACACGAACGGCCCCTGGCTCAACGACGCGCACCTCACCTACGAGGACGCGAGCTTCAATCCCAGCCCCGCGACCGACGGGCTGGGCTACAACCTGATCAACTTCAACGGCACCAACGTCAACGACCGCCTGATCGTGCGCAGCGGCGCCGGCTCCGACTTCCAGGACAAGGGCCAGAAAGGGTGGGGCTTCCAGGACGACCTGACCTTCACCGGCCTGCAAGGTCACACCATGAAGATGGGCGTGAAGTTCAAGGACGTCGACGTCAACGCGATCGAGCGCCAGCCGTACAACCCGCAGTTCACCTATGACGTCAACGGCAGCCTGACCCAGCCGATCCACGTGCGCTTCGGCTCGGCGTTGCCGGGTGTCGGCGACGGCAGCGCCAAGTCGAGCAACAAGCAGTACGGCATCTACTTCCAGGACGACTGGGAGGTCAACGACAAGCTGATCGTGAACCTCGGCCTGCGTTACGACTACGAGGAAAGCCCCAGCTACACCGACTTCGTCACGCCCGCCGACGCCGTCGCCGCGCTGCGCGCATCCACCGCGATCAACGCGCCCAATTCCGGCGTGGATATCGACAAGTTCATCAGCACGGGCAACAACCGCGATTCGTTCAAGGACGGCTGGCAGCCGCGCGTGGGCTTCTCGTACGACCTCAACGCCGACCAGCGCCACGTGATCTACGGCGGCGCGGGACGCGCCTACGACCGCAATCTGTTCGACTGGCTGCAGCTGGAGATCACCAAGGCCACGTTCCCGGCGACGAATGTCTACTTCCGCCGCGCCGACGGTACGTGCCCGATCGCATCGCAGCCGTGCATCGACTTCAACCCGGCGTTCTTCGATCCGGCGACGCTGGCCTCCCTTGCGGCACCGAATGGCGAGGGTCGCGAGGTGTTCCTGCTGAGCAACGACCTCAAGGTTCCGTACTCGGACCAGTTCAGCCTGGGCATGCGTAACACCGTGGGGCAATGGCAGACCGACGCCACCCTCTCCTACGTCGAAAGCCATGACGGTTTCGCCTGGCTGCTGGGTAACCGCCGCCCGGATGGCAGCTTCTTCGCGCCGGGCTTCCAATGGGGTTCGCCGTTCAACCAGGGGCTGGCGGGGTTCAGCAACCTGATTCTCGGCGTCAACGGCCTGAAGACGCGCACCAGCTCGCTGTACCTGAAGGCGGAGAAGCCGTACACGGTCGAGTCGGGCTGGGGCGTCACCTTCGCGTACACCTTCCAGCACGCGCGTGAGATGCGCGAATCGCCGGAAGTGTTTGCGCTGGATTTCCCGACGCTGGGCCAGTACGGCTGGAACGACGCCGAAGTGCCCGACCATCGACTGGTGGTGACGGGCCTCTACGACGGTCCGTGGGGAATGACGTTCTCCGGCAAGCTTTCGGTGTCCTCGAAGATCCCGCGCTACTACGTCAACTGCTTCAATGTCGACAAGGCGAACAACTGCTTCATCGACCAGTACAAACCAGACGGCACGTACGGCTTCAGGCAGGTCGATCTGGCGATGCAGAAGGAGTTCGACACCGGCGCCGGTTTCCGGATGTGGGTACGCGGCGACATCCTCAATGTGTTCGACTGGAACAACTTCGACGGTTACAACGATTTCCCGGGGAACTTCGGCTCGCCCGCGAACCCTAACTTCGGCGAGCCGACGGCCCAGAACGCGTACCCGACCCGTACCTTCAAGCTGTCCATGGGCTTCAACTTCTGA